Part of the Pseudomonadota bacterium genome, GCTATCTTGTCGTTCCTCTTGATTCCTTAGCCCGAAAACTTTAATCTAATTTTGGATAAAGGAAAATCAGGCTAAATCGGTGGATCAAGAATCCTATACATGATAGTTTGATTTTAATATTTTTTTTATCATTTCTTGTTACATTAGGATCGAAGAGAAACGAAAAGGGGAAGACAAATGAAACTCAAATTAACGACAGCTCTTGCAGCCAGTGCCTTTTTGGCAGCCTGTCAGAATTCACCACAATACACAGAAGATGAGAAAACAGTTGAAGCAAAAGCAATTCCGGGATCAGCTGCAGATTTTGCACAGAATGTTCCTGATAGTGCTTATTTTGCTTTTGATCGTTCTGATCTTAATCACGATGCAAGGCATAACTTGTTACAACAGGTTGAGTGGCTCAAGCGCTACCCACAAATGGCTGTTGTTATCGAAGGCCGTACTGATGAAAGAGGTACTCGTGAGTACAACCTAGCACTAGGTGAGCGCCGTGCGGTTGCCGCCAAAAGATTTATGGCTGCAAACGGTGTTGGCGAAACCATGCAGGGTCACGGTCGTAATAGCAATCGTCACATTCGTACCGTTAGCTTCGGTAAGGAAAAGCCTGTAGCTACTCAAAGTGCTGGCGACGAGAAGGCTTTTCAGCTGAACCGCGTAGCCACAACAAAAGTTGAATAAATTTTCAAACTTTTGTTCTGACTGAAACATTAAAACCACCCACAATTTTTTGTGGGTGGTTTTTTTATGGCTTCAGAGCAGCAGGTTTTGAGCCAAGATAGACTTGCAAAATTCCCGGCTGAATCAGTAATGGAACGAAATTAATCACGAACGCTAAACAAAGAAAGATCATTTTGTGCTCGTAGTCTTCAGGCATCATTAACACCAGGGCAATAGCAATAGGTCCTCTCAGCCCGCCGAGCATCAAGACATTTTGCCAAGCCAGGGGAAGAGGATGGCGCATGATACGAAGAACACCGCTTCCAAGGTAGACGATGACTGCTCTTGAGAACACCAAGACAGCAATGACTTCGAGTAGGAGCCAAGTAATAGGGAAATCATGACCGCCAGTTTCAAAGCCTAGGGTGAAAAACAAGAGGGCATTCAGAACCAAGCTGAGATAGGTCCAAAAAGGATCAAACAAATTACAGCTATCGAGTGGCCTTGCTATAGGACCTGTGCCAGAGCGCACCTTGATAAAACTCATAGCTGATGCCAAAACCGCAATCACTCCAGAAACATGCAGGATTTGTTCTCCTATTATAAAGGCAGACAAGGCTAACATAATGCTAAGGGTTAACTCGGTTGAGACCCGATAATCTTGCCACCACAACAATAACTTGGCGGTAATCCAGCCATAGAGCCAACCAAATACTAAAGCTCCACCTAAGGCCCATATGAATTTCAGACTGAAAAGAGTTGCCTCTATCTCCATACCTTTAATGGCTAAGGCTGCACAGGTTGTGTAAACGACTACCGCCAAACCATCGTTAAACAGTGATTCTCCCTCGCAAATGGTTTGTAGGCCTTCAGGCAGACTATATCGTTTCAAGAGAGCAGCAACTGCGCCTGGGTCTGTTGCTGAAACTGCTGCTGCAAAAAAGATTCCATCTATGATGCGAATCTCCATCAGGTAAGCAATCGGCAGACCAATCAAAGCCAGACTTGCAAATA contains:
- a CDS encoding OmpA family protein, whose translation is MKLKLTTALAASAFLAACQNSPQYTEDEKTVEAKAIPGSAADFAQNVPDSAYFAFDRSDLNHDARHNLLQQVEWLKRYPQMAVVIEGRTDERGTREYNLALGERRAVAAKRFMAANGVGETMQGHGRNSNRHIRTVSFGKEKPVATQSAGDEKAFQLNRVATTKVE
- a CDS encoding cation:proton antiporter, yielding MELNALMTIITQICVFLGMLAIVNHYFRRTWIPPEAWFLCLGVGYALLRRYIYPWLPATHLDPHVLFFVVLPLLIFASGHLLHPKQIRSQLVPIAFFAFAGVFASLALIGLPIAYLMEIRIIDGIFFAAAVSATDPGAVAALLKRYSLPEGLQTICEGESLFNDGLAVVVYTTCAALAIKGMEIEATLFSLKFIWALGGALVFGWLYGWITAKLLLWWQDYRVSTELTLSIMLALSAFIIGEQILHVSGVIAVLASAMSFIKVRSGTGPIARPLDSCNLFDPFWTYLSLVLNALLFFTLGFETGGHDFPITWLLLEVIAVLVFSRAVIVYLGSGVLRIMRHPLPLAWQNVLMLGGLRGPIAIALVLMMPEDYEHKMIFLCLAFVINFVPLLIQPGILQVYLGSKPAALKP